Within Sorghum bicolor cultivar BTx623 chromosome 2, Sorghum_bicolor_NCBIv3, whole genome shotgun sequence, the genomic segment CAGTACCCCCTTActtttcatatatatatgacTGCGCTAGCTAGTTAATTCTCTGGCTGTTAAGTTGCTTGTTGCATCTATCGCTTTGCATTGGCCAACCCATGATAAATACTACTCATGGTCAGCAACAAAGAAACCAATAGATGGTCTAACAGTTAATTAACAGCTGATCCACATTCATGCCTTTTACAGTCAGCATCTGCAATAGCTACCTTCACACGCATGGCAATTAGCTCCCTTATGCTAGCACGCTATAGCTTCTGTGGAGACGACTAGATCCTAGCTAGCTTGTTGCCCTGTTCACAATCAGGTGATGACTGATGACTTGACAATCTAACCACTATATATGATCTCAAGCCGCACCTGTTGTAGACCATATTTTACTCTCACACTACTGTGCTTGTGTTTGGTCAAGGTCAAATAAAGACGCGTGCAAGATCCCATCCGTAGTATATATGATGCATGCATGGTACATGCATGAGCACATCAATATATATGTGCGTGAAAACCCAAAGGTCAGGTGGAAAAGGTCGACATTTGTCAAGATGAAATGACTTGTGTGAAAAATGCACGGCCTCATGTTCGGTTGGCACAGGAAACTGATGGTTTCACGTGGTTGACATCGCGGGAACTCGTGTTCCAAGCATCACCGTAGCACGGTTAACCAGCATTTGGGGGCCTGCTTTccacaacacacacacacacacacacacacacacacacacacacacacacacacacacacagatatatatatatatatatatatatatatatatatatatatatatatagagacacacacacacacatgcatgcatgccgtaAGGACTTGTACATAATTAATATTCCAAAATTTCCAAGACAAGAGTTTGCTGTATACCGACGTAAAGTATGTATACTACTAGTAGCTATATAGAATTCCAAAATTCATATCCATGTCTTTCACTGTACGAGGTACAACGAAATCTTAAAATATCTGGAATTACTACCATACCCCTTATACAGTTATAACGGTACCGCCTTACGGATTCTGTCTTCCCTACCCTGCTGTACGTCCGCAATCGGCGACATCACATCATCGGTTTCGCTAAGATAGAAATGCAACCATCGCTCAACGGAAATGGCAAATGTTTGGGGGTAGTCCGATCCTCCAAGCCGGATCAACTGCTATATGCCAGAAATTGGTAGGCGGCGTGTTGCTATTTTCAGATGtctaaatttttaagattttttaagTAATAGTTTTACACAGAATCAACTAGTATAGTAAAAAGATAACTTAGAGCATCTTCTTAAACTCATTCTTTAAATCACCATTTCAAAAATTATTTAGACTAgcaaatatgtatatatatatatatatatcacaaatTTAATTTTATACTACTCATATGTTGCTACAGTTAAAATATAAAGTTCCATTACTTTCTTTGAGGATAGATTAGATTAGAAAAGGATAATAGTTCAAACACCCTTAATATTCTAttcattttttgtttttatatataaaaatgggaataaaaaagagaaaaacaaaagtcACGTAGAAAATTAGAAAGGGGAACTGGAATTAGACACTTGAGTAGGAACCTTTTTTACGATAAACGTTTCCATATCTCACGGAcgggatttttctttttttttcccaaaAAAGGTTCCATCTCATGGACAAACACGGACGCAGTTTTTTTTTCATAGAGTTTGACTTGGAGAAATCTGATTTGGGATAggattcttttctttctttttgtctCGCGTCTGATCTCCATCCTTTGTCAACTCCAACCGTTTGCTAGAATTTTTTGCCAAAACCACAAAAAATagctagagcatctccaacaacttggtaaaattcacttgtcaaatcttgagttatagcaagttgctaatttgtttagcaaaagaaaaaaggatgtgtctccaataaattgctattctcacttggtaaaaatagaggatgacagatgggacccgctcacttggtaaaagaatatgtgtctccaacaagttgcgctcgggatagcaacttgggatagcaacttgacaaatctcgacagtagaaacctctggatagcaacttgggaaatttagcaagttgagataaggagttgttggaagaggatttttatgcttttagcaaatttggtaggatagcaTGTTGAAATACTTAAGAGCAACTCAAACTCACTTGACAAATCGATagttttgccaagtctcaaaaccAAATGACAAGTGAAAAAATAGaccttctccaacagtttgctatttgTGCTTGGCAAAAGAACTTGGCATACTAGAATTTTTGCCAAAATCacaaaattgagcctccaacaagttggcaaaattagttggcaaattgggatacacgtgatgccaagcgatggaggacttggcatatttgccaagtgaagagGGAATTTTGTCAAGCTAACAAAATTGCCAAAATTGCCAagtagttttgccaacttgttggagactgTTTTTTATGGTTTTGGCAAAAATCCTAGGATGCCAAGtacttttagcaaactgttggcaaaactacttggcaattttgtgagcttggcaaaattctcccttcacttggcaaatatgccAAGTCCTCCACCGCTTGGCATCACGTGTATTCCAATTTGTCAactagttttgccaacttgttaGAGTCTTAATTTTGTGATTTTGGCAAAAATCCTAGGATGCCAAGTTCTTTTGCCAAACCcaaatagcaaactgttggagaaagcccacttggcatttggttttgagacttgacaaaactatagatttgccaagtgagttttagcaaactgttggagttgctttaCCGAATCAAGTCTCCACCGAGGATATAGATAGGTGGACAAAATTTATTGTGAACTGAATTTTTTAATAATTATATATTAGGAAAAGATAAAAATAGCggtctctatattttctttcacATTTCAACATcttttctatatctttgataagcGAGAAATCTGAAATATAGGATAACAATATTTGGAGATTTAATTATAGAGGCCTTTAGAGGGCAATTTTCTTGCTAGCCGAAGATAAATAACGAAAATGGCTCTCTAGAGTGTACACAAGATATAGAAAAGTTGTTGGAGGGTGAAAACATTTAGAAACCGATATTTGCGTAGATGGCTCtctaaatgatgatttagagagtgGATTTTAGAAAGACTCCTAGAGAAGTTCTAAATCATCACTTAGAAAGTCATTTAAGTAAAAATTTCTTTATATATCTTTGCACTTttcaataattttttttatatcttGTGTGCACTCTAGCTAGAGAGCCATCCTTACTCACCATCTTTGGCTAGCGAAAAATCCGAAATAGATGATGTCTATAATTAATGATCCAATTAAAGAGATTGTTGGTGTTTTTTTACCAAAATCTCTATTCCTATAATTTAGTAAGGATATAAAGGGtttttggagttgctcttacaaacatattttttttatagcCAAACAAAAAACCAGACATCTGAGATGTAGGAGAATTGTTGAAGATAATGTGAGAACGGCAGGAATCTATTCTAGAGGTCACAACAAAGGATTGGATGGTTGGACATGATGCACCTTGTTTTTATCCATTAACAACCTACTACAGCGCTTCTGAAACACTCAGATGTCTTTTTTTCCGAGTGTAGCGGCCTTGCTGTTGTGGGCATAAATACTGTTTCGATACCAGTTATGCACAAGGCAAGCTAGACCAAAAGTTGCAGATGGGCAAACAAGGAAGCATGCATGTATTATGTGGCCAATCATTTCGTGCACTTGCCCTCCGTGTTTTGCAAAGTTAATAAAGACCACAATCATACGGTACGTAGTGCAATCTTTCACCTACCATCCCTACATTTGTGCTTCTTTTTCTAGAGCCATCGATCCTCCACACAGCAACAGGTCAGGAGCACCCAAAAGgaagaaacaaacaaacaaagccACCCAGCCCCATGTCTTGAGGCCACAAACCAGACTGCCACGTACAGATTCCCTTCTCATCAACATGCATCTCTCTCccatgaaaaagaaaagaaaagaaaagaaaagaaaaagcccTTCTCCGGTGAACAAAACCAACGACACATTCCGAGAGGAAGATCTGGAGCCACAAGTGGCGACAATAATATGCAAAGCTGATGCCATATAATTAGTATATTGATTAAAAGGATGTACTTGTGTTGGAGAAATGGACCGTACAATATGGACCAAACTCTTTTTTCTTGGAGAAAAGAATTGGACCATCAGAGGGGGATCTGGGATTCTGGAGAGATGCAGTTGGAACATGCTGGTATCTTGGATTTGGGGACACTGAAGTAGTATGTTAGTATTAAACTAGTATTCAAGTGTGGAAGGGAGTTCTTTATGGAATCAGATTGTGTGGTCTACCCATGCGTGCTGTTAGGTTTGTGAGCTTTGTGGATAAAGATATTGCTAACCGTACTTCTCCCTGACAAGGAGAGAAGTGTCAAAGGCAATTGAATATCCTTGTCGATTCAGATCGGATATTTATCGcacaatatatattttttagatgCAGCACATGCATTTGGCATGAAACTAGCTATTCGGGACATGCAGAGGCATATATATTAAGCCAGCCAGCAATTAGCTTAACGAGCTAGCATAAACACATTAATTCCTGATGCAACTTTCATCACAGCCGTAAATCGAAACTCCTTTCCTTTTTACGGATGGATCCGACTATTTTAACCATCTAATTAACAATCTAATTAACCATCATGTACGTCCGTACTATTTTAGCACAGCAGCCTCGCAATCATGTTCAACAGAAGTGTGATTTTAGATCTCCCTCTCAGGAAGGCAACATCATTAattttcaaacaatccaacttcCCAAACTATTATAGCACAGTAGTAGTAGTAACTTCACATGGTCAGTAACACATGAGCATGCAATGTATCCACCAAAAGTGTCTGCCTGCGCACGCACACCTCATCTCGCCGGCACTCGGCAGGCAATGAGGCAACGGCAATCACCATCGATCCGCATGCAGTAGGAGGAGCACACTAGCAAAACACCTGTTGTTTTTAAGGGAAAACACTACTACTTGCTCCAGTTCCACTGCAGCCGTCAATCACAATTGACACTGATGGAAAAACCCGGCTCGGCTCTTCCCCCACTCAACCAACCTCGCTAACAAGAAGCCAAGAAAAGTAATgctcccctcccctctcctctccagcaagctagggctttgtttagttccaaaaaattttgcaaaatttttcagatttcccgtcacatcgaatctttagacgtatgcatggagtattaaatatagatgaaaataaaaactaattacacagtttagtcgaaattgacgagacgaatcttttgagcctagttagtctataattagacaatatttatcaaatacaaacgaaaatactattattcctatttaaaaaaaaaattggaagtaaacaaagcgAGAGCCAAAGAAAAGCAAAGCACAGCAAACAGCAAAAGCACCCGCGGCCCTGGCAAGGCCAAACCAAACCAACCCGAGCCTCCCCAATAATTGCGCTTGCGCGCAGCACAAGGGTTCCATGCTGGTGTTAAAGGATGAACATGGCACCTGGCGCCGCTGCGGGCCCCTCGCCTTTAGAATCCCTGTCAGGAGATTGATGGCCTGATGAATGGAATGGCTGCAAGCAATATTGCATTCCGCAATGCAACAAACAAAATTAATATCCATACAAAAAAGTAATACTTTACTAggtttgtttagttcccactcaaaaactttttattACATCCTAttaaatatttggacacatgtatgaagtattaaatatagataaaaaataactaattatataatttggacacatacatgtattttgcgagataaatctttttaaatccaattagtctatgattagtcaTTAATTGTTATAGTTACACATGTGCTACATTATCCCAAAACTTTTCAgagtgcgaactaaacaagcccttagtaTATATCGTAATAGAACggtggagtaataattattaaggatgtTTGGTTCCAACTCCTAAACTTTAGTCGTTATCACATCATATATTTGGACACATgcgtagagtattaaatatagactaattataaaactaaatTTACAGATAGAgactaatttatgagatgattttttaagtctaattagtccatgatttgatAATTTGATGCTACAATAAACATATGTTAACAGTAGATTAATTATGATTAATAattccataatttattttatttttagtatCTATGTAACACCTCTTAATATATGGGCATGCACCCATCCACTGATCCGCACGACCACACCCTCCACCCTCCATAGCTGAGCTGAGCTCTAGCTAGACCCTCCGCACCACTACTACACCTGCACTGCACTTGCCTCTGCGAGCAGCAGGTACTGACTGCCCTGCCCCCCCAGTTCCTGGCTGGCCGGCTGGCTGTGGCCAGTGTGGGCTGTGCCTGgcatcctcttcctcctcggCGGTGCCGATGCCGGTGTTGGGCTGCCTGTTCCGTTGTTCCTCCCCTCCACGGCTCCGCTCCCCTCCTCCCTACACCTGCTAAGCTAGCAGCAGCTTATCGCCCGCACACCCACTCCCTTCTTCGCCGTCGGCCAGCAGCTAGCTCATCAGCTCCCTCTGGCTGCCCTGTTTCTCTCTCCTCCCTATCAGGATAAGCTCCCCCTGCTGATCTGCGCCATTTGCCCTGCTCCCGTGCTTGATTTGTTCGCTTCTGTGCGCGGTGGTGCCCGGGCAATAACTCCCCGTGCTGCCTGGCTGGCTCGTTGCCACCCTCCCCGCGGCAGAGCCGGCCTATAGGATGAGAGGGACGGGGGAACCCAACAAACTGGCCGCGACACTACTGTCCTGACCGTGAAAGACACGCACACCcacacctccacctccacctccagcaCGGGCACGGGGCACTGCACTCGCCGACGGGGAACGGTGGTGGAGCAGAGCTTGCGCTCGCGCGGCGTTCCATTCATGGATTGGGATCTCAAGATGCCGGTGTCCTGGGACCTGCCCGACCTGGAGCACGACGCCGCCATGCCACAGCCGCCGCCCATCGCCGCCACAGCAGCCGCGGCTTCCCCCGCGGCGGCGTCGGGCATTGCCGCCGCAGCAACTGCCGCGCCTCCCCACGCGGCGGCCACGCGCGGGGCGCCGAGCCGGGCGGAGTGCTCCGTCGACCTCAAGCTCGGCGGGCTCGGCGAGTTCGGGGCGGTGGCCGACGGGACGAAGGAGCCTGCGGCGGCTGCAACTGCAACGGCTGCGCCATCCGCGCCGTCCGCGAGCCCGATGAAGCGCCCGCGCTCTGGTCCCGGTGGCGCCGCCGGGGCGCAGTGCCCGTCGTGCGCGGTGGATGGCTGCAAGGCCGACCTCAGCAAGTGCCGCGACTACCACCGCCGCCACAAGGTCTGCGAGGCGCACTCCAAGacgcccgtcgtcgtcgtcgccggccgCGAGATGCGCTTCTGCCAGCAGTGCAGCAGGTATATACGTACAGTACAACAATTCCAGCCCAAAGCAatcccatcccatcccatccctTCTCAATTCGCTTCATTTCAGTTGGGTAAACGTCGCTGTAATTGCATGAGGCTGATTGCGTCGACAAAGGGTCGTTTGCTTGAATTGTCGCCATGGGAATTGCTACTACCATACCAATCAACAAACCCACTGATTGACGTCAGTCATTTTTTTCCACAGCTTTTCCTTTTTACTGCTGATTGTTCCTTGCCTTTCCCTTTGTTCAAAGTGAAAAATGCCAAATCATTTCTTTCTTTGGGACTGCCTCTCTCTTTCTTTGCTTCAGATTCTCTCGCCAATTTGTCACCAACAGTCACagatatgatgaacttgagctTAGCAATTACTAGTAGCATACAGCTGCCTGAGTGGGCTTGTCTTGCTTCAAGGATGCACTGCTTTACCTTTCCCGGCTCCACCTTTTCAGCCTTTTCATATGAACGTACACCGATCTTTTCCCTGTTTCCCTTTAGCATGTCAacaagtattacctgaattaacATCACCTCTTTTTCTACTTACGCGTACCAACTTTCTAACCCATCAGTGTGAATCATTATCCGGCAAAAGCCAGAACGCACTTCATGTGCTATAGAGGTAGAGGATCATCTTTTCTTGTGGCAGACTGGCAATTGATGCTTCTTCACCTGACCCTGTATGGCTTTTGTTTAAAAGTGAACAATGAACTGGAATTTGTATTTGGGATGCGCCATCAAATTGATGCTTCTCTGCTTTAGTACAAAACAGAGAGGACACATTTTGAATCAAACACATATACCAGAGGCTGGTCTTTCCAATAGAATTCTTTAAGGTGTATAGTCACTTTAATCAGGATCTGTGCAGTTTTTGCTTTGAGAAGAACTCTTCTCAAATCTTTAAGCCCCATCTTTGATGTTGTTGCATAtgtacttttttttaaaaaaaaaaaactttccttGCTGAATTAATAATGAGATCCGTATGTTTCTTGCATTTTTTGTCATGTATGCTTTCGCACAACAgtatttgttttgttttgttttgttttgttttgtgtgTGTGGGTGTGTGTGGGTGGGTGGTGGTGGGGGGACTCTTTATGCTTAAAGATGTTGCACATAAACCTATTTATTCAATTTCCAGCAGAAACTGGCCTACCACATCTACCTTGCTTGCTCCTGGTCTGCTAGGTGCTGGCCATGAACAATGCATTTATGTGGAGGAGGCAATATGCCAATATATACATGTCTGAGATGTGAAATTTGCTATTTGAGAGACATTCAGCGAACCTTTCTGCATAACTTTGGTGTAGCCATTTTGTCTTAGTAACCACCAACATATAGCCTGGAAATCAACTAGGTTTCCTTGTTAACCAAGGGCactgtatatatatagttttttttttggggtaCATTGTTGCCTCAGTGTGAGCTATTTCAGAAAATTTAACTGATTCTTACTTTTGCCTCTGAAGTTGAATTTCTGTTTAACCTTCAGTTTGATATATAGATTTAGCTGTCACTGTCACCTGGGACAAGCGCAATGCACCCAATTTGATATCTTAGTAGTACTATACTAGCTAAAACCTTGTGTCAATCTCTCAGGCGGCTGCTCAAGTATATTTCAGTTATGTGTGCAGCCTTTTATATGTCCTAGATATGTTGACCAACTACCTGTTTATCTGCTACCTTTAAACAATGCAAATACAGCGCTTGTGTTGTTTTTGTCCCATttcttctgaaaattttatattCAGTGGGGCTGCAAGCCGCTTTTCCAATGATTGATTACCTTGCCTAGTAGAGCAAAGTGAGATCGCCATACTGCTTTGCAGACTTTATCAAGTGCTCCTCAGTGTCCCAACAAGCTGGTAGGGAGCCGTACTGGCATGTATCTGTTGGAACCATTATACCGTGGTCCAGATGCCCACCAGGAGTTGTACAACTTTTGTGTGCTCGAGAGGCCCTGAACGTGAAACTTTTCTAATCTGAAGCCCCATGCAACCAATTTGTTAACTGACATTCTGAAACCTGAGTGGTCCAGCTGTGTACTTTTATTTTTGAAGGCAGGCGAGTACTATTTTTAAATAATGGGTGATAAAACATGTGCACCATTCTTCTGTGGCTATCAGCAGCATTTCAGCCccactttgaatttgaattaTTTATTACGGGCATTAGCCTTTAGTTTGGCCTTTGTTCAGAAGATCATGTACATCAACAGTTGTGTGATAGTCCCGGCTTATTAGTTTTGCCTATAGTGCGTGGATTCCTTATCGTTGATTTGTTTATTTAGGTTTCACTTGCTTGCGGAGTTTGATGAGGCCAAGCGTAGTTGTAGAAAGAGGCTTGATGGGCACAATCGGCGTCGCAGGAAGCCACAGCCAGATGCCATGAACTCTGGGAGCTTTATGACAAGTCAACAAGGTATATTGTGTTTCTGTTCAGCGTGCACCTTACATTTTTTACATGGTATGATAGTCCATACTTAAATCCATCAAAATGCTTCTATAGAATTTTTCCAACTGCAATTGATCATCAATTCTGGCATATAAAACTGAACTTTCAGTACTAATATATAGCTTTAAAATAGTAGTCACTTTACGATGCACCTTCAACCTGGACCTCAACATTCAAATTACTAAAGAAGAGCTGAGCAGTGCTACACATTTCAGTCTTGTttgcgcaaaaaaaaaaaaaaaatcgattAGTAGTTTGGTGCTTGTTTCATGACGAGTGTTCAGGCTTGTTTTCGAGTGCAGGGACAAGGTTCTCGTCGTTCCCGGCTCCAAGACCGGAGCCAAGCTGGTCTGGGGTCATCAAATCCGAGGACAGCTCATACTACACACCCCACCCGCACCCGGTGCTCAGCAACAGGCCGCACTTCGCCGGCGGCTCCACGTCATCGGCCTACTCCAAGGAAGGCCGGCGCTTCCCGTTCCTCCAGGACGGCGACCAGGTCAGCTTCAGCGCAGGCGCCGGGACGCTGGAGGTCTCCACAGTGTGCCAGCCCCTCCTcaagaccgccgccgccgcggccccgcCGCccgagagcagcagcagcaacaagatGTTCTCCGACGGGCTCACCCCCGTGCTCGACTCAGATTGTGCTCTCTCTCTTCTGTCATCCCCCGCCAACTCCTCCAGCGTCGACGTGAGCCGGATGGTCGTCCAGCCCGCGGCGGAGCACATCCCCATGGCGCAGCCCCTCGTCCCCAGCAGCAGCCTccagcaccaccaccagcaCCACCAGTTCGGCAGCTCCCCGGGCGGCTGGTTCGCCTGCTCCCAGGCCGGCTCCAGCGCCGTCTCCGGCGcgggcaccggcaccggcggcTTCGCCTGCCCCGCCAGCGTGGAGAGCGAGCAGCTCAACACCGTCCTGGTGCCCAGCAACGACGCCGGCCACGAGATGAACTACCACGGCATCTTCCACGTCGGCGGCGAGGGATCCTCCGACGGGACGTCCCCTTCGCTCCCGTTCTCGTGGCAGTAGCTTCTTCCGTCCGGTTCAAGCGACCAGTAGTGATCGGTGTTCAGCTGTAGTGATCCTGTTCTTTCTgtgtttatttattattattattctccCTGTCATTTGCTCGTTTCTTCGTTTTGCATGCCTGATGCATGCAGCCTGAAAAAACTCGCATAAAATTAGTGCCGAATTTCTCCTGAAACCGTTCTGATATCTTACTGATTCTGGAAGCGTGTCCATCAACCGAATCAAGACAAGTTTGGTGTACATTTTCGGGAAGTAAACGATAAATGAAACATATTATTGTAGTCTTAAAAAAAGTACTTGAATTGTTGCAGTTCATTTGTAAGTTGCGGTGTCCGCCAGCCGAGTTAACACAAGTTCCGTGTACAATGACAAAGGTTTGTGTGAAATATGCTAAAGTTTGGCGTAAATTTAGGCAAAAGGTAGTAAGCTAGATCTCAagggtttttgttttattttttatttatttaattttttttagcaCAGAAGCGGAGTAGAGTGGACAGGAGTGTATTGGGCCACGATATGATGAGCGATGGTTGGTACATGATGCAACGCTGCCGACTGCAGTAAGTAGTAGGCCTCTATTAGTCCGTCTGTATGATCCACGGCAGAATTGCTTCGTAGGCTGGTTTGGGCCGGATGGGCCAAGAAAGCTGGACGTGTGCGTTGTTGGCCCGGGTAATGTTCTGCGCGCTTTTACCCGGGCGACACCGACACCGGCCGAGCGTTAGCCTCCGATTGGTACATGATGCAGCGCTGCCGACTGCAGTAAGGCCTTCACAACGCAGGCTACAAGAAACGTAAAAAGCGGTTATCCATGTAGCTCGGGATGGATGGAGCCATCAATTCTCACAGCGCAAGCCATATGTATTGGACCTTGAGCATTACTTTTCTCTCTCCAAATGTCACTCTCATACCATTACTTTTTGGAATCTATCAACCAATCCCAGAGCGTTCTATGCCTGTTTTGCTTCCTTTTCAGCTCAAGCTAATGCTTTTTCTGACGAGGCAACGTTCTCTTCTACAAAACAATATGACACACTGCGAAGCTACCTTCAGACCGTCTCTCTCCTCCAC encodes:
- the LOC8058970 gene encoding squamosa promoter-binding-like protein 18 isoform X2 yields the protein MDWDLKMPVSWDLPDLEHDAAMPQPPPIAATAAAASPAAASGIAAAATAAPPHAAATRGAPSRAECSVDLKLGGLGEFGAVADGTKEPAAAATATAAPSAPSASPMKRPRSGPGGAAGAQCPSCAVDGCKADLSKCRDYHRRHKVCEAHSKTPVVVVAGREMRFCQQCSRFHLLAEFDEAKRSCRKRLDGHNRRRRKPQPDAMNSGSFMTSQQGTRFSSFPAPRPEPSWSGVIKSEDSSYYTPHPHPVLSNRPHFAGGSTSSAYSKEGRRFPFLQDGDQVSFSAGAGTLEVSTVCQPLLKTAAAAAPPPESSSSNKMFSDGLTPVLDSDCALSLLSSPANSSSVDVSRMVVQPAAEHIPMAQPLVPSSSLQHHHQHHQFGSSPGGWFACSQAGSSAVSGAGTGTGGFACPASVESEQLNTVLVPSNDAGHEMNYHGIFHVGGEGSSDGTSPSLPFSWQ
- the LOC8058970 gene encoding squamosa promoter-binding-like protein 18 isoform X1, which translates into the protein MDWDLKMPVSWDLPDLEHDAAMPQPPPIAATAAAASPAAASGIAAAATAAPPHAAATRGAPSRAECSVDLKLGGLGEFGAVADGTKEPAAAATATAAPSAPSASPMKRPRSGPGGAAGAQCPSCAVDGCKADLSKCRDYHRRHKVCEAHSKTPVVVVAGREMRFCQQCSRFHLLAEFDEAKRSCRKRLDGHNRRRRKPQPDAMNSGSFMTSQQGLFSSAGTRFSSFPAPRPEPSWSGVIKSEDSSYYTPHPHPVLSNRPHFAGGSTSSAYSKEGRRFPFLQDGDQVSFSAGAGTLEVSTVCQPLLKTAAAAAPPPESSSSNKMFSDGLTPVLDSDCALSLLSSPANSSSVDVSRMVVQPAAEHIPMAQPLVPSSSLQHHHQHHQFGSSPGGWFACSQAGSSAVSGAGTGTGGFACPASVESEQLNTVLVPSNDAGHEMNYHGIFHVGGEGSSDGTSPSLPFSWQ